From a region of the Oryza sativa Japonica Group chromosome 6, ASM3414082v1 genome:
- the LOC4341019 gene encoding phenylcoumaran benzylic ether reductase Pyrc5: MAAAGKEPSRVLVIGGTGYIGRYIVAASAREDHLTSVLVRDPAPADPAKAAVLQGFRDSGATLVKGDLYGHQSLVAAIKSADVVISAVGYAQLADQTRIISAIKEAGNVKRFFPSEYGNDVDHVHAVEPVKSVYATKARIRRVIEAEGIPYTYVSSNFFAGRFLPSLAQAWIKGLPTDKVIILGDGNVKGVFATEEDVGTYTIKAVDDPRTLNKILYLRPSSNILSHNELVSLWEKKVGKTFDRVYIPEDEVLKKIQESPAPLNVVLSINHSVWVKGDHTNFEIEPSFGVEATELYPDVKYTTVDEYLNRFL; encoded by the exons atggcggcggcggggaaggagccGAGCAGGGTTCTGGTCATCGGCGGCACGGGCTACATCGGCCGGTACATCGTCGCCGCCAGCGCCCGGGAGGACCACCTCACCTCCGTCCTCGTCCGTGACCCGGCGCCGGCGGACCCTGCCAAGGCTGCCGTCCTCCAGGGCTTCCGGGACTCCGGAGCCACCCTCGTCAAG GGAGATCTTTATGGCCATCAAAGTTTGGTGGCAGCCATCAAATCTGCTGATGTGGTTATCTCGGCTGTGGGTTACGCGCAACTAGCAGATCAAACCCGTATTATTTCTGCTATTAAAGAAGCAGGGAATGTGAAG AGATTCTTCCCTTCAGAGTATGGTAATGATGTGGACCATGTACATGCAGTTGAGCCTGTGAAATCAGTGTATGCTACAAAAGCTCGTATAAGGCGTGTAATTGAGGCTGAGGGGATCCCATACACATATGTCTCCTCGAACTTCTTTGCTGGTCGTTTCTTGCCAAGTCTGGCACAGGCCTGGATCAAGGGCCTTCCAACCGACAAGGTTATCATCCTTGGTGATGGAAATGTAAAAG GAGTCTTTGCCACAGAGGAGGATGTGGGTACCTACACTATTAAAGCTGTCGATGATCCAAGAACCCTGAACAAGATCTTGTATCTCAGGCCATCAAGCAACATTTTGTCTCACAACGAGCTCGTCTCACTCTGGGAGAAGAAGGTTGGCAAGACATTTGATAGGGTGTACATCCCAGAAGATGAAGTCCTGAAGAAGATTCAAG AATCCCCAGCACCGTTGAATGTCGTACTGTCAATCAACCATTCTGTCTGGGTGAAGGGGGATCACACCAACTTTGAGATCGAGCCTTCATTTGGAGTTGAAGCTACTGAACTTTACCCCGATGTGAAGTACACCACTGTGGATGAATACCTGAACAGGTTCCTTTGA
- the LOC4341020 gene encoding pentatricopeptide repeat-containing protein At2g03880, mitochondrial — MAAASLLCHVIARSAPAGRSRRCLLHSDPHTAHPLLVAFSRLCAHGPLRDALALLPDLAAAGLTADPVAVSRLIKLCVRHGTPSDGRLIHRHVFGGGDVAAPSCSSLFVSNSLVSLYAKFGLLDDALRLFDGMPHKNVVSWTTVVAALANARGRKEDALRLFVAMLRDGVAPNMYTFSSILGACSTPRVLAAMHGSIVKVGLDSDVFVRSSLIDAYMKFGDLDGGRRVFDEMVTRDLIVWNSIIAGFAQSGDGVGAIELFMRMKEAGFLSNQGTLTSVLRACTGLVTLEVGRQVHAHVLKYDKDLILHNALLDMYCKCGSLQDADALFGRMPQRDVISWSTMISGLAQNGRSIEALKVFDMMKSEGPRPNHITMVGVLFACSHAGLVEDGWYYFSSMEKLFGIQPEREHCNCMVDLLGRAGKLDDAVKFIHEMNFQPDSVIWRTLLGACRMHKNADLAAYAAKEILRLEPDDQGARILLSNTYADLRQWADAEKSWKMMRDRGVKKDPGRSWIELGKQVHVFIAGDLSHPCSESIIQELSRLFSRVTNLGYTPQTEFVLQDLATEQKEDLLKYHSEKLAIAFGTMNAMEGKPIRIMKNLRICGDCHAFAKLVSKSEGKVIIIRDPVRFHHFQDGVCSCNDYW; from the coding sequence ATGGCAGCAGCTTCCCTACTATGCCATGTTATTgctagatccgcccctgctggccggagccgccgctgcctcctccactCCGACCCCCACACCGCGCACCCCCTCCTCGTCGCCTTCTCCCGCCTCTGCGCCCACGGCCCGCTCCGCGACGCGCTCGCGCTGCTCCCGGACCTCGCCGCGGCCGGGCTCACAGCGGACCCCGTCGCCGTCTCCCGCCTCATCAAGCTCTGCGTCCGCCACGGCACACCCAGCGATGGCCGCCTCATCCACCGCCACgttttcggcggcggcgatgtggcGGCGCCCTCCTGCAGCAGCCTCTTTGTCTCCAACTCCCTCGTCTCCTTGTACGCCAAGTTCGGCCTGCTCGACGACGCACTCAGgctgttcgacggaatgccgCACAAGAATGTCGTGTCCTGGACGACCGTCGTCGCTGCGCTGGCCAATGCccgcgggaggaaggaggacgCGCTGCGGCTTTTTGTGGCCATGCTCAGGGACGGAGTGGCTCCCAACATGTACACTTTCTCGTCCATTCTGGGTGCTTGCAGCACGCCCAGGGTGCTCGCGGCGATGCACGGGAGCATCGTTAAGGTTGGGTTGGATTCGGATGTGTTTGTGCGGAGCTCCTTGATTGATGCGTATATGAAGTTTGGAGATTTGGACGGTGGGCGTCGTGTCTTTGACGAGATGGTAACACGTGATTTGATCGTGTGGAATTCGATCATTGCAGGATTCGCGCAGAGCGGGGATGGTGTCGGGGCGATAGAGCTTTTTATGAGGATGAAGGAGGCTGGGTTCTTGTCCAACCAGGGAACCTTGACCAGTGTTCTCCGGGCATGCACTGGTTTGGTCACACTTGAGGTGGGGAGGCAGGTTCATGCTCATGTTCTCAAGTATGACAAGGACCTGATTTTGCATAATGCACTTCTTGACATGTATTGCAAGTGCGGTAGCCTGCAGGATGCAGATGCCTTGTTTGGCAGGATGCCTCAGAGGGACGTGATCTCTTGGAGTACCATGATCTCTGGTTTGGCACAGAATGGGAGAAGCATTGAGGCATTGAAGGTTTTTGACATGATGAAATCTGAAGGGCCTAGACCAAACCACATAACTATGGTTGGAGTTCTCTTTGCATGCAGCCACGCCGGTCTAGTGGAAGATGGTTGGTACTACTTTAGTTCAATGGAGAAACTCTTCGGTATTCAACCTGAGAGAGAACACTGCAACTGCATGGTCGATCTACTTGGTCGGGCAGGGAAGCTTGATGATGCTGTGAAGTTCATCCATGAGATGAACTTTCAGCCGGACTCAGTTATATGGAGGACTCTTCTTGGGGCTTGCAGGATGCACAAAAACGCCGATCTTGCAGCATATGCAGCAAAAGAGATCCTTAGACTGGAGCCTGACGACCAAGGTGCCCGCATATTATTGTCAAACACGTATGCTGATTTGCGACAATGGGCAGATGCTGAGAAGTCGTGGAAGATGATGAGAGACAGAGGGGTAAAGAAAGATCCTGGGCGAAGCTGGATCGAGCTGGGTAAGCAGGTCCATGTTTTCATTGCTGGTGACTTGTCTCACCCAtgttcagagagtataattcaAGAGCTGAGCCGACTTTTCAGCAGGGTCACAAACCTCGGTTATACCCCCCAGACAGAGTTTGTGTTGCAGGATCTGGCAACTGAGCAGAAGGAAGATCTATTGAAATATCATAGTGAGAAGCTGGCAATAGCATTTGGAACGATGAACGCGATGGAAGGGAAGCCCATAAGGATCATGAAGAACCTCAGGATCTGTGGTGACTGTCATGCATTTGCGAAGCTCGTCTCCAAGAGCGAAGGCAAGGTGATCATCATCAGGGACCCTGTTCGTTTCCACCATTTCCAGGATGGAGTTTGCTCCTGCAATGATTACTGGTAG